The sequence GAAGCTACCTCTGATTTACGTATTTCATCTTCAACATTTTCTCCATTTAACCAGGTTTCATTTTTACATGTTAATGCATTTAACTGAAAACGAATATCTATATTATTCAGATGCTTAAACAAAAGATCCTGATTTACTACAGAATCTTTAACAATACCATACCTTAAACAATATAGTGTTACAGCTCTATACATTGCGCCACTATCAATATAAACATAACCCAACATGGAAGCAATTGCCTTTGCTAATGTACTTTTTCCACAGGAGCTATAACCATCAACTGCAACAACTATATCTTTCATCAATAAAATAAAACATTAATAATAAACTTACAATTACTATTTAAATAGTAAAGCAAAATAAAAAACTAAAATTACAAGAAAATTTTAAGAGAATCGTTATTGCAAATCTTTTTTATAAAAATCACCAAGATTTGTACTGATAGAAAACATATTAGAAGCGCCTGCAAGATTATAAGAAGCTCTTGCATAACTAAAATGAAACTTAGATATTCTAAATCCAAAACCCCAGGAGGTTCCTACCATAAAAGGTCTGGTTTCAACAAGCATTTCTTTTCTTCGTTGATAATTATAACCCAATCCAACATAAAAACTTTTTGAAAGAATTATTTCTGCACCAATAATTATATGTCGCATAAATTCATCACCATTTTTTGCAAGTTTTGATTTTTCCTTTGTTTCACCTGTTATTAAATCTGCACTTGCAGTAGTCAGTTTAGGATCAGTAAAAGTTAATTTCCAGTTTTCTAAATGTTGTGCAGTAACTGAAATTCTTAAAGGTGCATATTTTAGTTTCTTTGTTATGCCAAGTTGTATATCAAAATCTATAGGCTCACGATGTCCTGCATAATATGATTTAATTTGAGTTCCTAAGTTTTTTATTACTAATGCTGTTGATAATTGTCTTTTCCTGTTTGTATATGAAATTCCTGCATCTGCTACCAAGCCAAATGACTTATAGTGCTCTAAAACTGAATAAACAGGTTTAATATTTACTCCAACTCTAAAAGAACTATCAATTGCACGACTAAACATTAAATTAAAAGCATATTCTGCCGC is a genomic window of Bacteroidia bacterium containing:
- the porQ gene encoding type IX secretion system protein PorQ is translated as MKQLFLFYFILLITTMSAFSQMGGAGVYQFLYLTNAPRVAALGGNNITLNESDPALAYQNPSLLNDSMSKHLALNYVNYFTDINYGYVGYAFNVPKYGEASIGIHHINYGKFDATDEAGVISGKFYAAEYAFNLMFSRAIDSSFRVGVNIKPVYSVLEHYKSFGLVADAGISYTNRKRQLSTALVIKNLGTQIKSYYAGHREPIDFDIQLGITKKLKYAPLRISVTAQHLENWKLTFTDPKLTTASADLITGETKEKSKLAKNGDEFMRHIIIGAEIILSKSFYVGLGYNYQRRKEMLVETRPFMVGTSWGFGFRISKFHFSYARASYNLAGASNMFSISTNLGDFYKKDLQ